The Candidatus Neomarinimicrobiota bacterium DNA window GTCGGAAAGTTCAGGATGAACTGCCTTACATAGTCAGGATCGCCCCAGCGCAGGATATAGATGTCGTCGTTTCTGAGGTTCCACCAGGTTGACTTCGACTCGACCGCGGGTAGGTTTTCCAGAAAATCGTCCCAGAGCCACGGTGGTTTGGTTGTGGAATAAAGACGCGCCTTAACATACTTGTAGCTCAGGTCGTACCCGTCAGGAAGTCGGCTGAAATGGGACTCCATAGCATCATAGTCCGTTAGCCAGTAGCGGTGGATGAAATGAACCTTCCTTTCGGGATGTTCCTGTTTGAAGTCCATCACGCCTTTTCCATAGCTATCCCACAGCCAGTCCTCCTTTTCTGCTTGCTCCATTCTTACTTCTTTTCCATTAATCGCCCAATGCATTTTTTCCCCGGATGTTATGCCAAGGCCCGCCAGCCTTGGGTAGGTACGGAAGAGCGCTTTAGTCGACTGGCGTATGTAGTCTATGGTGATTTGGTTGTCCGGATGCCTGGATATACCGTATGCGCCAATGTCAAATTCCCCTTCATCATTGAGATCTCTGGGAACAATAGGTAGCAATTCAATATTCCAGACAAACCAGTATATTTCTATCCCTCTGTCGTACGCGTAATCCATTATCTTTCTCCAGAAGTCTATTTTTTCTGAATGGTCCATTTCCTTGATGAGGTTTCCGCTTTTATCATATACATCGTCCAGGGCTACATCCGGATAATCATCCAGCCTTACTAACGTGGGGAAGGGATGGCGATTCCACAGGGAGAGCACATTGTACCTTTGCCGGGCCAGTTGATCCAGGTATTCCTCCCAGAAGGCCCAATCCCACATATGTTTCACATTTTCCCGGGCCGCCGTTCCAGTGTCATCGAAGCTGGGCTGCCGGTCATCCAGAGGGATATTGAATTTAAGGCCGCGCTTGGCGATAAAGGGGCTTTGGTCTTCATTCTTCATATCTGCAAGTGACCCGGCAGCTACTATTTCCGCGATGTTTATTCCACCGTACATGGCGCCCACCCGGTCGCCGCCAATGGC harbors:
- a CDS encoding carbohydrate-binding family 6 protein — encoded protein: MGVQDYALRITDNSGNLGYWAIGGDRVGAMYGGINIAEIVAAGSLADMKNEDQSPFIAKRGLKFNIPLDDRQPSFDDTGTAARENVKHMWDWAFWEEYLDQLARQRYNVLSLWNRHPFPTLVRLDDYPDVALDDVYDKSGNLIKEMDHSEKIDFWRKIMDYAYDRGIEIYWFVWNIELLPIVPRDLNDEGEFDIGAYGISRHPDNQITIDYIRQSTKALFRTYPRLAGLGITSGEKMHWAINGKEVRMEQAEKEDWLWDSYGKGVMDFKQEHPERKVHFIHRYWLTDYDAMESHFSRLPDGYDLSYKYVKARLYSTTKPPWLWDDFLENLPAVESKSTWWNLRNDDIYILRWGDPDYVRQFILNFPTGRLTAGYYMGSDRHCWGRESFSKNPQFPRQLENEKHWYKFLLWGRLGYDPDTPTDLLKGLIKNRFPNVDANALYNAWQSASRVIPLVNQFHWLSWDYMWWVEACISSGFGNTVDGFHTVNDFIDNKTMEGSGLTTIPDFVNGDNSGISPLQVADNLEQYAKTALATLTGMTDGGNQELRETLGDIRAQAHLGAYYAHKIRGAVELQRFREFNGRKHKAAAVKHLENALIEWRRYANVLDTQY